One segment of Campylobacter hominis ATCC BAA-381 DNA contains the following:
- a CDS encoding zeta toxin family protein — MTDLKKLSNFTTQDVNNISNNEWDKISKSCHRQNKTPKLYLVGGQPGAGKSTTISKIEDSMQGNCVVINLDDYRALHPNAREIYEKGAKDSDDYSIYTNPFMREVGEKLIDKAIENGYNVILERTLSSTDTVSKQLDKFKENGYELNLYVVTCNKNHSISSAEQRYLNGKIGYEKGIFADPPRKISKEFQKECHENLGKSTQTLAQKYDFKDIKIIYRSLQYKQHCVFDKNDKTKLHNIDKIDKLITRVLNGKNKEKAITNEELNNIKNKTIQAVENIFNNKTKINKENNMEIK, encoded by the coding sequence ATGACTGATTTAAAAAAATTATCAAATTTTACTACACAAGATGTTAATAATATTTCAAATAATGAATGGGATAAAATTTCAAAATCGTGTCATCGCCAAAATAAAACTCCAAAACTTTATTTGGTTGGTGGACAGCCTGGTGCTGGTAAATCAACTACTATTTCAAAAATTGAAGACTCTATGCAAGGAAATTGTGTAGTTATAAATTTAGATGATTATAGAGCTTTACATCCAAATGCAAGAGAAATTTATGAAAAAGGTGCAAAAGATAGTGATGATTATTCAATCTATACAAATCCATTTATGAGAGAAGTTGGCGAAAAACTTATCGATAAGGCTATAGAAAATGGTTATAACGTCATACTGGAGCGAACTTTAAGCTCAACCGATACAGTAAGCAAACAATTAGATAAATTTAAGGAAAATGGATATGAGTTAAATCTATATGTAGTAACTTGCAATAAAAATCATAGCATAAGCTCAGCTGAGCAAAGATATTTAAATGGAAAAATAGGATATGAAAAAGGAATTTTTGCGGATCCACCACGTAAAATTTCAAAAGAATTTCAAAAAGAATGTCACGAAAATTTAGGAAAATCAACACAAACATTAGCACAAAAATATGATTTTAAAGATATAAAAATTATATATAGAAGTCTACAATATAAACAACATTGTGTTTTTGACAAAAATGATAAAACTAAATTACACAATATTGATAAAATAGATAAGTTAATTACTCGTGTGTTAAATGGCAAAAATAAAGAAAAAGCAATTACAAACGAAGAATTAAATAATATAAAAAATAAAACAATTCAAGCAGTAGAAAATATTTTTAACAATAAAACAAAAATTAACAAAGAAAATAATATGGAAATAAAATAA
- a CDS encoding SNF2-related protein has protein sequence MPKRKQKQEWWEGGLFEELYKNKVDTLDEYLKGEADESSLGNDTERKRELEERNVTEMDTKGDYTIRRSTMANGDEYPIDSDRREFQSSMDTNRQQYGLSKGETTQNGSISSSNRIYEREEKSNISNNKRLNEPIQLEFDFTTELSRDVSLNLDNQWLRQGDEIHNERWDTLPTNSKQNSRASNTSSLYEQTSQREDKDDGILANAGESGNSVLHRIQDSKNLYDDRHKISTKWNDLEGTSSSGSIQGELGEQPSSETNQSSGRFRQNQSSNAIHSDEITKDEYHQNRQRASGIFSQIEQNSDGIIKDLQPTRRETSRKIQQDGSFQTRRFRENNNNQRDIRNSTLKLTSTYKNEDFIYQDEILIKGKKDRFYKNYEAIKLTKELTKIKNVAISNNNFFTITKEEQTIISQFTGWGGVSESFDENNQNFKQENTLLKNLLTEEEYKEAKETITNAYFTPQILVNTIHKALNEMGINSDNNKKRVLEPSAGSGAFLKPNPNFEYLTIEKNHLSSDMLSLLFPNQKHYAMGYEDDLANQNITKFDAIIGNPPFGEIAIIDKNRALKEDIPRMSLHNFFAAKSASHMLKDDGIMAFVISTKFLDSKTDTTRRYIDNYATFLGAVRLPENTFDSTHSSTDIVFFKKGKDLNLNNNWLNVENFKDTNQIINNYFIQNPNNILGNLEIKIRSHGEELVCTKNSNLNLENELNRFVETLPKNIYKFHKNETKINDEIYLDEIIDANYYKDLKQNNYFIFNNEIYIKKGEINNANGILATKPELKPAQQERVKNFINLRDAHKELIELEKTDISDDNNQLIQAREKLNNFLDIYHKKCGFLHNSSRKSGIDQDVDYAKIASLEKNYQKAISPELALKNGVTPRKESCEKANILIHRVIKPKSEIKFDNEFDGLIASINKYGKPNIEYIAKTLNKTSNDVANSLISENQIFLDPIKLSQGEKEFVLSAKYLSGDVREKLKIAKDIAKTFPEINKNIESLKEVIPTDLKPSEIDAPMGASWIPLKYYNDFFESEFGISQEFWHLSRSNLTGEWKFEGQTHPMTIYNERRLSFERFSPYNICTNALQNSSIVIKKETGNQLRDVDGNLRFDKNGNPMMEKVVDVEKTQKVNSLIQSVREKFDNWIWKDYERRTDLCEIYNNTFNCYAHKHYDGSDLKLDSLNSNINLRKHQKDAIFRAINEQNCLFDHEVGAGKTLTAICSVMKQKELGITNKALIAVPNHLVNQWSDEFYNAYPNANLLISDEKSVSPQNREEFFGKIMNGEYDAIIISHSQLEKIPVPPEVEQNVVKRQIEELQESINFAEKNDENIRPASIKQMQKRLNSLEERLKEKLDKGNKSKALNFSDLGIDYLVVDESHMYKNLPFSTHLKVKGLGNQAGSKKALSMYCFTEYLNNNDKKILFLTGTPISNSLTELYNINKYLMPNDLEKKGIGSFDAWASNFAKIENVPELNATAQNFKIVSRFTALNNLPEVCGAYGEIADIVTNSDIKKHYTHYVPEVNIIKSVSPISKEQRFYIGVQDKDGNYNEGSIIARMEKLGSGSFDPKIDNHLKCTSDAKKAGIDFRLIDPNAPDFEKSKMNNCVKNIVEEYHNWDKEKGTQLVFLDIGTPRQTNQLSTNLNIDTENNKQEKDFININEIIEDDVDFDQEEDRDSDENSFFLYGDLYKKLVKAGIPREEIAFIHDTGGSNAKKQELFQKVNSGEIRVLIGSTAKMGAGTNVQERVTAIHHFDVPWRPSDFIQRNGRVIRQGNVLFQKDPDNFKIKEFRYVTENTYDAVSWQIIETKSNSLVNFRKGLVDGRTLSGFEEEAASAAEMKAAATGNPLIIDQVKLKSALDKEEILYKNFLNDIINAKDTIEANNKKIDYLKKDIINLQLAQNTLNNNQNENFQCTMLSPYGSKYSTEYERKFDIPKDRNDDFVKLEQESMNSIFLENFKNISVYERNIMEIMRYKGFTIYGGWSDNPKEISFTIQDRTDGKITNFYPENLHYKIDDNNLFTHISFNGFIRRLNNYLNKENLLKEENKNKETIKSLEKNTADLKVYLNENETYKKQNILNLLRDENKIIINELAKSSKNPAYKSSFKSKFLESQNLKNNRILNNENNKENNKEIL, from the coding sequence ATGCCAAAGAGAAAACAAAAACAAGAGTGGTGGGAAGGCGGACTATTCGAAGAACTTTATAAAAATAAAGTTGATACACTAGATGAATATCTAAAAGGAGAAGCAGATGAAAGCAGCTTGGGAAATGACACCGAAAGAAAAAGAGAATTGGAAGAACGAAATGTCACAGAAATGGATACTAAGGGAGACTACACCATTAGAAGAAGCACAATGGCTAACGGGGATGAATATCCAATCGATTCTGATAGGCGAGAATTCCAATCCTCTATGGACACAAATAGACAGCAATACGGACTATCCAAGGGAGAGACAACCCAAAATGGAAGTATTTCAAGTAGCAATAGAATATATGAAAGAGAAGAGAAATCTAACATCTCTAATAACAAACGACTTAATGAGCCTATTCAACTTGAATTCGATTTTACAACTGAACTTAGTAGAGATGTATCTCTCAACCTTGATAATCAATGGTTGCGACAAGGAGATGAAATACATAATGAACGATGGGATACATTGCCTACAAATAGCAAGCAGAATTCAAGAGCATCTAATACTTCTAGCCTATACGAGCAAACAAGCCAAAGAGAAGATAAAGATGATGGGATTTTGGCAAATGCAGGAGAGTCTGGGAATTCCGTATTACATAGGATACAAGATAGCAAAAATCTATATGATGATAGACACAAAATATCTACCAAATGGAATGACTTGGAAGGAACTTCTAGCAGTGGGAGCATTCAAGGAGAGCTGGGCGAACAGCCAAGCAGTGAAACTAATCAAAGCAGTGGAAGATTTAGACAAAATCAGTCATCCAATGCGATACATAGTGATGAAATTACGAAAGATGAATATCATCAAAACAGACAACGAGCAAGTGGAATTTTTTCTCAAATTGAACAAAATAGCGATGGAATCATCAAAGATTTACAACCTACTAGAAGAGAAACAAGCAGAAAAATACAACAAGATGGAAGTTTTCAAACTAGAAGATTTAGAGAAAATAATAACAATCAAAGAGATATTAGAAACTCCACTCTAAAGCTAACTTCAACCTATAAAAATGAGGATTTTATCTATCAAGATGAGATTCTCATTAAAGGCAAAAAAGATAGATTTTATAAAAATTATGAAGCTATAAAACTTACAAAAGAACTAACTAAAATCAAAAATGTTGCTATAAGCAATAATAATTTTTTCACAATTACAAAAGAAGAACAAACTATTATCTCACAATTTACAGGCTGGGGCGGTGTTAGTGAATCTTTTGATGAAAACAATCAAAACTTCAAACAAGAAAATACACTTTTAAAAAATTTATTGACCGAAGAAGAATATAAAGAAGCAAAAGAAACTATCACAAACGCATATTTTACGCCTCAAATTTTGGTAAATACTATACATAAAGCACTTAATGAAATGGGAATTAATAGCGATAATAATAAAAAAAGAGTGCTAGAGCCGAGTGCTGGAAGTGGTGCTTTTTTAAAACCAAATCCAAATTTTGAATATTTAACTATTGAAAAAAATCATCTTAGTTCCGATATGCTATCTTTACTTTTTCCAAATCAAAAACACTATGCTATGGGATATGAAGACGACTTAGCCAATCAAAACATTACTAAATTTGATGCAATAATAGGAAATCCACCATTTGGAGAAATAGCCATTATAGATAAAAATAGGGCTTTAAAAGAAGATATTCCAAGAATGTCTCTACATAACTTTTTTGCTGCAAAATCTGCTTCACATATGCTAAAAGATGATGGAATTATGGCTTTTGTTATCTCTACTAAATTTCTAGATTCAAAAACAGATACAACAAGAAGATATATAGACAATTACGCAACTTTTTTAGGTGCTGTAAGACTACCTGAAAATACCTTTGATAGCACTCACTCATCAACTGATATTGTATTTTTTAAAAAAGGTAAAGATTTAAATTTAAACAACAATTGGCTAAATGTAGAAAATTTTAAAGATACAAATCAAATAATAAACAACTATTTTATTCAAAATCCAAACAATATTTTAGGAAATTTAGAAATTAAAATTAGATCTCACGGAGAAGAGCTAGTTTGCACAAAAAACTCAAATTTGAATTTAGAAAATGAACTAAATAGATTTGTTGAAACATTACCAAAAAATATCTATAAATTCCACAAAAATGAAACAAAAATTAATGATGAGATTTACCTTGATGAGATAATAGATGCAAATTATTATAAAGATTTAAAACAAAATAACTATTTTATATTCAATAATGAAATTTACATTAAAAAAGGCGAAATAAATAATGCAAATGGTATTCTTGCTACAAAGCCTGAACTAAAACCAGCACAACAAGAAAGAGTTAAAAATTTTATAAATTTAAGAGATGCACATAAAGAGTTAATTGAGCTTGAAAAAACGGATATTAGCGATGATAATAACCAATTAATCCAGGCAAGAGAAAAATTAAATAATTTTTTAGATATTTATCATAAAAAATGTGGTTTTTTGCATAATTCAAGCAGAAAAAGTGGAATCGACCAGGATGTAGATTACGCTAAAATTGCATCGCTTGAAAAAAACTACCAAAAAGCAATAAGTCCTGAATTAGCTTTAAAAAATGGTGTCACGCCAAGAAAAGAAAGTTGTGAAAAAGCAAATATTTTAATACACAGAGTAATAAAACCAAAATCAGAAATTAAATTTGACAATGAGTTTGATGGATTAATTGCCAGTATAAACAAATACGGCAAACCAAATATAGAATATATAGCTAAAACTTTAAATAAAACTAGCAATGATGTTGCAAATAGTCTAATATCTGAAAATCAAATTTTTTTAGATCCAATTAAACTATCGCAAGGCGAAAAAGAATTTGTTTTGTCCGCTAAATATCTATCAGGAGATGTAAGAGAAAAATTAAAAATAGCCAAAGATATAGCCAAGACTTTTCCTGAAATAAATAAAAATATAGAAAGTTTAAAAGAAGTCATTCCAACAGATTTAAAACCAAGCGAAATAGATGCACCTATGGGAGCTAGTTGGATACCATTAAAATATTATAATGACTTTTTTGAAAGTGAATTTGGAATTTCACAAGAGTTTTGGCATTTAAGTAGAAGCAACCTAACAGGTGAGTGGAAATTTGAAGGTCAAACCCATCCTATGACTATATACAATGAAAGAAGACTTAGTTTTGAAAGATTTTCACCTTATAACATATGCACAAATGCTTTACAAAACTCCAGTATTGTCATTAAAAAAGAAACTGGCAATCAGTTAAGAGATGTTGATGGGAATTTAAGATTTGATAAAAATGGCAATCCTATGATGGAAAAAGTAGTAGATGTTGAAAAAACTCAAAAAGTTAATAGCTTAATACAAAGTGTTAGAGAAAAATTTGATAATTGGATATGGAAAGATTATGAAAGAAGAACTGATCTTTGCGAAATTTATAATAATACTTTTAATTGCTACGCACATAAACATTATGATGGAAGCGACTTAAAGCTAGATAGTTTAAACTCAAATATAAATCTAAGAAAACATCAAAAAGATGCTATTTTTAGAGCTATCAATGAGCAAAATTGCCTTTTTGATCACGAAGTTGGAGCAGGTAAAACATTAACTGCAATTTGCTCTGTTATGAAACAAAAGGAATTAGGGATTACAAACAAGGCTCTTATTGCAGTTCCAAATCATTTAGTTAATCAATGGTCTGATGAGTTTTACAATGCCTATCCAAATGCAAATTTGTTAATAAGTGATGAAAAATCAGTATCACCGCAAAACAGAGAAGAGTTTTTTGGCAAAATTATGAATGGAGAATATGACGCTATTATAATTTCGCATTCTCAGCTTGAAAAAATTCCAGTTCCTCCAGAAGTAGAACAAAATGTTGTGAAAAGACAAATTGAAGAGTTGCAAGAAAGTATAAATTTTGCTGAAAAAAATGATGAAAATATCCGCCCTGCTTCAATAAAACAAATGCAAAAAAGATTAAATTCTTTAGAAGAAAGATTAAAAGAGAAATTAGATAAAGGTAACAAATCCAAAGCTTTAAATTTTTCTGATTTGGGAATTGATTATTTAGTAGTAGATGAAAGTCATATGTATAAAAATTTGCCATTTTCTACACATTTAAAGGTAAAAGGTTTAGGAAATCAAGCAGGATCTAAAAAAGCTTTGTCTATGTATTGTTTTACAGAATATCTAAATAATAATGATAAAAAAATACTCTTTCTTACTGGAACGCCTATTTCAAACTCACTAACTGAACTATATAATATAAACAAGTATTTAATGCCTAATGATTTAGAAAAAAAAGGTATTGGCTCATTTGATGCTTGGGCAAGTAATTTTGCAAAAATAGAAAATGTGCCTGAACTAAACGCAACAGCACAAAATTTTAAAATTGTAAGTAGATTTACAGCACTTAATAATTTGCCTGAAGTGTGTGGAGCTTACGGAGAGATTGCTGATATTGTAACGAACTCAGACATTAAAAAACACTATACTCACTATGTTCCTGAAGTAAATATCATAAAAAGCGTATCGCCAATAAGCAAAGAACAAAGATTTTATATAGGTGTCCAGGATAAAGATGGAAACTATAATGAAGGCTCAATCATTGCAAGAATGGAAAAATTAGGAAGTGGCTCTTTTGATCCAAAAATAGATAATCACTTAAAATGCACAAGTGACGCAAAAAAAGCAGGAATTGACTTTAGACTAATAGATCCAAATGCACCTGATTTTGAAAAATCTAAAATGAACAACTGTGTTAAAAATATAGTAGAAGAATACCACAATTGGGATAAAGAAAAAGGAACTCAACTAGTATTCTTAGATATAGGAACACCTCGCCAAACAAATCAACTATCTACAAATTTAAATATCGATACTGAAAATAACAAACAAGAAAAAGATTTTATTAATATAAATGAAATTATCGAAGATGATGTAGATTTTGATCAAGAAGAAGATAGAGATAGCGATGAAAATTCATTTTTTCTTTATGGAGATTTATATAAAAAGCTAGTAAAAGCAGGTATTCCAAGAGAAGAGATAGCTTTTATACACGATACTGGCGGAAGCAATGCTAAAAAACAAGAGTTGTTTCAAAAAGTAAATAGTGGCGAGATAAGAGTTTTAATAGGCTCAACAGCAAAAATGGGAGCTGGAACAAATGTTCAAGAACGAGTAACAGCAATACACCATTTTGATGTGCCGTGGCGACCAAGTGATTTCATTCAAAGAAATGGAAGAGTTATAAGACAAGGAAATGTTTTATTCCAAAAAGATCCTGATAATTTTAAGATAAAAGAATTTCGTTATGTAACTGAAAATACCTATGATGCAGTTTCTTGGCAGATTATAGAAACTAAATCGAACTCATTAGTAAATTTTAGAAAAGGCTTAGTTGATGGCAGAACCTTGAGTGGCTTTGAAGAAGAAGCAGCAAGTGCGGCTGAAATGAAAGCTGCTGCAACTGGAAATCCACTTATAATTGATCAAGTAAAATTAAAAAGTGCTTTAGACAAAGAAGAAATCTTATATAAAAACTTTTTAAATGATATAATAAATGCTAAAGACACAATAGAAGCCAATAATAAAAAAATTGACTATCTTAAAAAAGATATTATAAATTTGCAACTCGCTCAAAATACGCTCAACAACAATCAAAATGAGAATTTTCAATGCACTATGTTATCTCCATATGGATCTAAATATAGCACAGAATATGAAAGAAAATTTGATATACCAAAAGACAGAAATGATGATTTTGTAAAACTAGAGCAAGAATCTATGAATAGTATATTTTTAGAAAATTTTAAAAATATATCTGTATATGAGAGAAATATAATGGAAATTATGAGATATAAGGGTTTTACAATATATGGTGGATGGAGCGATAATCCAAAAGAGATATCTTTTACAATACAAGACAGAACAGATGGCAAAATAACTAATTTTTATCCTGAAAACTTACATTATAAGATAGATGACAATAACCTTTTTACTCATATTTCCTTTAATGGTTTTATAAGAAGATTAAACAATTATCTAAATAAAGAAAATCTATTAAAAGAAGAAAATAAAAACAAAGAAACAATTAAATCATTAGAAAAAAATACAGCTGATTTAAAAGTTTATTTAAATGAAAATGAAACCTATAAAAAGCAAAATATACTAAATTTATTAAGGGATGAAAATAAAATTATTATAAACGAATTAGCAAAATCATCTAAAAATCCAGCTTATAAAAGTTCATTTAAGTCAAAATTTTTAGAAAGTCAAAATTTAAAAAACAATAGGATATTAAATAATGAAAACAACAAAGAAAACAACAAAGAAATTTTATAA
- a CDS encoding lytic transglycosylase domain-containing protein, which translates to MKKLFLFLLVVNLGICSEFNHLFIKHGKLNNISPLLLYGIAKTESSLNPNQVARNDNGSYDIGIMQINSIHLPELKSMGYKEKDLFNPDINIGFGAIVLKRCINKWGLNYKALNCYNGKVNNNTYNIKVVSNIANYNKNFNQIIK; encoded by the coding sequence ATGAAAAAATTATTTCTTTTTTTATTGGTAGTAAATTTAGGAATTTGCAGTGAATTTAATCATCTTTTTATAAAACACGGAAAATTAAACAATATTTCACCACTGCTTTTATATGGAATTGCAAAAACAGAAAGCAGTTTAAATCCTAATCAAGTAGCAAGAAATGACAACGGAAGTTATGATATAGGAATTATGCAAATTAATTCTATTCATTTGCCCGAGTTAAAATCTATGGGTTATAAAGAAAAAGATTTATTTAACCCTGATATTAACATTGGATTTGGAGCAATTGTTTTGAAAAGATGTATCAATAAGTGGGGACTAAACTATAAAGCTTTAAATTGCTATAACGGAAAAGTAAATAACAACACTTATAACATAAAAGTTGTTTCAAATATTGCCAATTACAATAAAAATTTTAATCAAATTATAAAATAA